In one Terriglobales bacterium genomic region, the following are encoded:
- a CDS encoding succinate dehydrogenase cytochrome b558 subunit, with translation MASTAAPPADTPRIHAGVAPLRAGQGRSFWLRRLHSLSGIFPVGFYLVEHMVSNAFATNGPAAYGKQVAFLVSVPFLVVVETTFIFLPILFHALYGFYIWIRGESNVADYPWAGNWMYTLQRWTGGIAFAYIVFHTWEMRFTGVHLPENPYAAFGKVQAAFENPWVVAFYVVGIVAAVWHFSYGLWLFAAKWGITVGEHARRRFGYVCLMIGVAFLAVWLLTVRAFLRPWPAEKTVSSPVAQSLAAEKR, from the coding sequence ATGGCGTCTACCGCCGCTCCCCCGGCTGATACCCCTCGCATCCATGCCGGCGTGGCCCCACTGCGGGCCGGCCAGGGACGTTCGTTCTGGCTGCGCCGCCTGCATTCGCTGAGCGGCATCTTCCCCGTAGGCTTCTACCTGGTGGAGCACATGGTGTCGAATGCCTTCGCTACCAACGGCCCGGCGGCCTACGGCAAGCAAGTGGCATTCCTGGTAAGCGTGCCCTTCCTCGTAGTCGTAGAAACGACGTTCATCTTCCTGCCCATCCTGTTTCATGCGCTCTACGGCTTCTACATCTGGATCCGTGGCGAGTCCAACGTGGCCGATTACCCGTGGGCGGGCAACTGGATGTACACGCTGCAGCGCTGGACGGGAGGCATCGCCTTCGCCTACATCGTGTTCCACACCTGGGAGATGCGCTTCACCGGCGTCCATTTGCCGGAGAACCCGTACGCGGCGTTCGGAAAAGTGCAGGCGGCGTTTGAGAACCCCTGGGTGGTGGCGTTCTACGTGGTGGGAATCGTGGCGGCGGTATGGCACTTCAGCTACGGCCTTTGGCTGTTCGCCGCCAAGTGGGGCATCACGGTGGGTGAGCATGCCCGGCGGCGCTTCGGCTACGTGTGCCTGATGATCGGCGTGGCGTTCCTGGCGGTGTGGTTGCTGACCGTGCGCGCCTTCCTGCGGCCGTGGCCAGCGGAGAAAACGGTGAGCAGCCCGGTTGCCCAATCGCTGGCGGCGGAGAAGCGCTGA